The genomic window TGAGTGGGAGAGGGGGAGAGGGGGAGAAAAGTAGTGATTACCCATGCCCCATGCCCCATGCCCCATGCCCCATGCCCCATGCCCCTATCCTCCCAATAGAACTTCGTTACGGTTAGCGGCACCGGCACTGCTGAAATCAGGATTAATCGGGTGCTTTGTTGTAATCCCTGCAACTGGGGTTAAGGGGATTCCCCACTGCTGTTGGAGGCGCTGTAGCAGCTTATCTTGTTGGGTGCGGAAACCATCAACATCTGCACCGCGATTGATAATGGCAAAATAAAGAATCCCGTGAGTGCGTGTAGGAAGGACACCGGCAAGAGCACTAACATCCCAAAGTGTGCCGGTTTTCACCACAGATGCTGGCGGGATGTGCCGGTAGTCCAGGGTGCCACCATCTTGCCCCGATACAGGAAACAGATCAGCAATCGTCAAATGAGACGGTTGCAGATAACGTTGAATCGCCATAAACATGGCACAGGCGGCTCTGGGGGAAACGCGATTTTCTTGTCCGAGTCCGGAACCATTAACGAGCTGAATTTCTTCTGGGGGCACACCGGCAGCTTTTGCGGCGCGTTCTTTCACAACGTTTGCTCCCCCAACTCCATCGGCTAACATCTGAGCCATTTCATTGTTACTGTAAATGTTCATCTGCCTCAAGATTTCAGCCAGGGAAAGCGAACGGTGTCGCAGTACAGGGGTGCCGCCGGCTTTGCCAATTTTAACCGTGCCGGCAATCTCAACTTTTGGCTTAGGGGTTCCCGGTGGCAAGCTGGAAAACACAAATTCTGCATCCTCTTCCCAAAGGCTGGGGTCGAGTGCTTGCTTGAAATGCTCCCCGCTTGTCGTGGGATCGGGTTCAGCATTCATCGAAAAGTTGCGAGTAATCACTACATTGCCCGTCACCCGCTTGATTCCCATCTTGTTGAGAGCGTTCCCCACGGCGAAAGCTTCCTCCCAGACAAAGAAAGGATCACTGTCGCCGGCAATTACCAAGTCTCCTTGCAAAACCCCATCCTTAACCGGCCCAGTCGCGTTCACAAACGTCTCAAACTGATGAGCATGACCCCACTTTTCCAGCGCGGCTAGAGACGTGGCAATCTTCGTCAGAGAGGCAGCGGGGAGAGGAACCGTCCCCTGGTTGCTGGCTAGCAATGTTGAAGCCGATTGAATCCATACACCTTGAGTATCTTTAACGATTCCCTTTGCCACCAAAGATTGTAGGTATTGCTTGAGTGTGGCGTCCGTTGCCGGTTCGGGATCGCCGGCAATCACAAATCCAGGAATGCCTGGGCCGGCTACTAGCGAGAAGGCATCTAGCCCAGGTGTTTGGACTCCTGCCATATCCAGCCACACAGATAGCAAACCTGAACTCAATAACGTCAGCATTCCTCAGATCCCCTTACAAAACTTAAACTCGATTACACTCACAAAGCACTAAATCTCGTGAGTGTTTAATGCAAAGCTCTAGTGCTTAGCCCAATGACTTTTATCTTTTACCTTTCACCCCTTACGCTTGAGATTCCTGCTGAATATTACCAAGCACTGATACAAAATGGTGCCGGCTCTCCTCCCTCACCCTGGCGCTCCCTGGCTCACCCTCGCCCCCTCATACATAACTTAAATGTTAAAAATTCCTACGAAGAAGCTCACTTCCTCACTTCCTTTGCCACCCTCAATCTCTATATTTGAAAATTTTTAATTCAATCTCTAAGACCTGCAATGTTTTGAATACGGCCTACAACTGGTAAAATTTTTAAGGTTTCTATGACTTTGATCAATGGGATCGACGCGAGCACGGATTGCAATTGACGCGATGGGCGGGGATCACGCCCCCGACGAGATAGTTGCTGGAGCGCTCAAGGCCCAGGAGGAATTGGGCGTAGAAGTTTTGCTGGTTGGTGATCCCCAGCAAATAGAAGCCTCCCTCAAGCAACACACCAACTCCACACGGCCAGAAATTGTGCCGGCTGAAGGCACGATCGAAATGCATGAGGAGCCTTTGGGAGCGCTCAAACGCAAACCCAAAGCTTCGATTAATGTGGCAATGGATTTGGTGAAACAACAGAAAGCCGATGCTGTCATTTCTGCCGGCCACTCAGGAGCGGCAATGGCCGCCGCCCTGTTGCGATTAGGACGGCTACCGGGAATTGACCGACCGGCAATTGGTGCGGTTTTACCAACCATCGTGCCGGATCGACCAGTGTTGATTCTCGATGTGGGAGCCAATGTTGATTGCCGTCCCAAATTTTTAGAGCAGTTTGCAGTAATGGGGACGATTTACAGTCAGTACGTGCTGGGTGTAAGCGAACCTAAGGTGGGATTACTCAACATTGGTGAAGAACCTTGTAAAGGCAATGAGCTTGCCCTGCGTACCTACCAAATTCTGAAAGATAACCCGCAAATTCCTTTCGTTGGCAATGCCGAGGGCCGCGATGTGCTATCGGCTAAGTTCGATGTCATCGTTTGTGATGGCTTTGCCGGCAACATCTTGCTAAAGTTTGCCGAAGCGGTGGGAGAAGTCGTGCTGCAAGTGCTGCGTGATGAATTGGTGCAGGGACTTAACGGCAAAATAGGCACAGCACTGTTGAAACCCAACCTCAAGCGAATCAAGCAGCGAATTGACCATGTTGAACATGGCGGTGGCTTGCTGTTAGGGGTTGCCGGTGTTTGCATCATCAGCCACGGCGCATCCCAAGCACCCACAATTTTTCACGCAATTCGCTTGGCTAAGGAAGCCGTTGATAACCAGGTGCTGGAGCGAATTCAGTCCAAGTATCAAAAAAAAGACCGGCAATCAGCCGTAACTAGGGACTAGGCACTAGGGGCTAGAAACTCAGGACTCAGGACTCAGAACTCAGGACTTAGGACTAGCCCTTAATCCCTAATCTCTACTAGCCCCATAGTGCCCCCACTCACCAATGGAGAGTAACTTTGAATCAATTAGGGTTAGGCGTTGCCATCACCGGAAGTGGCTCAGCAACACCGGCAGCTAGCCTTGATAATCACCGGCTCAGTCAGATTGTGGAAACGTCGGATGAGTGGATCAGCGCTCGCACCGGCATTCGCTCTCGCCATTTAGCCGACGCGGAACAATCATTGTCCGATCTGGCTACGGTTGCATCCCAACAAGCCATCGCGATGGCAGGGATCTCGCCGGCAGAAATTGATCTGATTATTCTGGCCACCTCTAGCGCAGATGACTTGTTCGGCACGGCTGGCAAAATTCAGGCCCAGTTAGGTGCTCTCCAAGCCGTTGCCTTTGATATGACAGCAGCCTGTTCTGGCTTTATTTTTGGCCTCGTCACAGCCAGCCAGTTTATCCGCACCGGCGTCTACAAAAACGTCCTACTCATTGGCGCGGATATCCTCTCTCGCTGGGTCGATTGGTCAGACCGGCGCACTTGCATATTATTTGGAGATGGTGCCGGTGCTGTCATCTTGCAGGCCGATGAACGCGACCGCTTGCTGGGATTTGAACTCCGCAGCGATGGCACCCAAAACAGCAGCCTTCAACTTGCCTACGAACCCCAACCGCAAGCGTTGCTCGAAGGCACCACTATCGCCAAAGGCACCTACCAACCGATTACCATGAACGGCCAAGATATCTACCGCTTTGCCGTTAGAAAAGTGCCAGAAGTCATCGAAAAAGCTTTACATCGGGCAAATCTGGGTGTTGAGCAAATCGACTGGCTGCTACTGCATCAAGCCAATCAGCGTATCCTTGATGCTGTCGCAGAACGTCTAAAAATTCCCCCTCAAAAAATTATCAGCAATCTTGAAAAGTACGGCAATACTTCCGCCGCTTCCATTCCTTTAGCGCTTGATGAAGCCGTGCGGGAAGGCAAAGTCAAAGCCGGCGATATTATTGCCAGTGCTGGCTTTGGTGCCGGTTTAAGTTGGGGCGCGACGATTTTTGAATGGGGCCGATAAATCAATTAACAAGTAATCACTGAAATCTGACGAATGACAAAAACTGCATGGGTGTTTCCCGGACAAGGTTCTCAAGCCATTGGGATGGGAATCGATTTATTAGAAGTGCCGGCAGCAAAAGCCAAATTTGAGGCGGCTGAGGGAATTTTAGGTTGGTCTGTTCCAGAAATTTGCCAAAGCGAGGAAGATAAATTATCCCGCACCCTTTACACTCAGCCTTGCTTGTATGTCGTTGAGAGCATTCTGGCTGATTTGATGCGGGAAAAAGGGCATCAGCCGGATCTGGTTGCCGGCCACAGTTTGGGAGAATATGTCGCCCTTTATGCGGCAAAGGTACTTGACTTTGAACAAGGTTTGCGCTTAGTCAAACGTCGGGCTGAACTGATGGATGGTGCCGCCGGCGGACAGATGGCAGCACTAATGGGATTTGATCGTGAGCAGCTAGATCGAGAAATTGAGCAAACGCCTGACATTGTCCTGGCAAACGATAACAGTTCCGCTCAAGTGGTCATTTCTGGCACCCCAGAAGCAGTGGAACAAGTTTTGGCCAATGTCAAGTGCAAACGTGGCGTTAAATTAAACGTTTCGGGTGCATTTCACTCGCCCCTGATGGCACCGGCAGCAGCAGAATTTCAGCAAGTCTTGGAATCCATCCCCTTTGTAGACGCCTCCGTGCCGGTGCTCTCGAACGTAGATCCCACACCGGCAGTTGAAGCAGCCGCCTTAAAAGATCGCCTGATGCGGCAAATGACCGGCTCGGTGCGGTGGCGAGAAATCATGCTGAGATTGCCCTCAGAAGGCATTGAGCGAGCCGTAGAAATCGGACCCGGTAAAGTTCTCACCGGCTTGATTAAACGCACCTGCCCTGATATCGCTTTAGAAAATATCAGTGGCGTTGAGCAATTGCCTGATTAAAATAGGGAAAAGGCCGAGCGAACTCTAGGATAAAGAAGTCTACCGTCGCCTTTGAATGCGGGAAAATGTCAGTCCCGCGAAACAGCCTAATTAAAATAAATCCGATGGCTAAAAGTAGCGGTTCTTCTGCGATTATCTTCATCTTGATGTTTCTCGCCCTCGCAGCCGGGGGCTACTGGTTCTTTTTCATGAGGCAGCCGGCAACCGAGGAGAACAGCACACTCCCTGGCGCACCACCGGCTGCGCCAGTTGTCGGCGCAGCACCGGCTAATAACGTTCGTTTTCCCCCGCCGGCAGCCGGTTCTGTCCCTGCCGGCACCACTGTAAGAATTGATGGTTCCACCAGCATGGTTACTATCAATCAAAACCTCAAGAGAAGCTTTCAACAGCAGTTTCCCGGCACGACAGTCACCACAAGAGCCGGCGGTACAGAGAACGGCATTGAGAATCTCTTAGCAGGAAACGTTGAGATCGCTGCCATATCACGCCCGTTAACAGCTGGAGAAACCAATCAGGGTTTACTCGCTGTGCCGGTGGCAACAGATCAAATTGCAGTTGTGGTGAGCAAAAGCAATTTATTCACTGGCAACTTAACCGGCAATCAAGTTAAAGATATTTTTCAAGGAAAAATCGACAACTGGTCAATACTTGGAGGGCCGGCAGAAGCAATCCAGGTAATTAATCGCCCCGCCATTAGTGGCACC from Microcoleus sp. FACHB-672 includes these protein-coding regions:
- the fabD gene encoding ACP S-malonyltransferase, yielding MTKTAWVFPGQGSQAIGMGIDLLEVPAAKAKFEAAEGILGWSVPEICQSEEDKLSRTLYTQPCLYVVESILADLMREKGHQPDLVAGHSLGEYVALYAAKVLDFEQGLRLVKRRAELMDGAAGGQMAALMGFDREQLDREIEQTPDIVLANDNSSAQVVISGTPEAVEQVLANVKCKRGVKLNVSGAFHSPLMAPAAAEFQQVLESIPFVDASVPVLSNVDPTPAVEAAALKDRLMRQMTGSVRWREIMLRLPSEGIERAVEIGPGKVLTGLIKRTCPDIALENISGVEQLPD
- a CDS encoding D-alanyl-D-alanine carboxypeptidase, translated to MLTLLSSGLLSVWLDMAGVQTPGLDAFSLVAGPGIPGFVIAGDPEPATDATLKQYLQSLVAKGIVKDTQGVWIQSASTLLASNQGTVPLPAASLTKIATSLAALEKWGHAHQFETFVNATGPVKDGVLQGDLVIAGDSDPFFVWEEAFAVGNALNKMGIKRVTGNVVITRNFSMNAEPDPTTSGEHFKQALDPSLWEEDAEFVFSSLPPGTPKPKVEIAGTVKIGKAGGTPVLRHRSLSLAEILRQMNIYSNNEMAQMLADGVGGANVVKERAAKAAGVPPEEIQLVNGSGLGQENRVSPRAACAMFMAIQRYLQPSHLTIADLFPVSGQDGGTLDYRHIPPASVVKTGTLWDVSALAGVLPTRTHGILYFAIINRGADVDGFRTQQDKLLQRLQQQWGIPLTPVAGITTKHPINPDFSSAGAANRNEVLLGG
- the plsX gene encoding phosphate acyltransferase PlsX, producing MGSTRARIAIDAMGGDHAPDEIVAGALKAQEELGVEVLLVGDPQQIEASLKQHTNSTRPEIVPAEGTIEMHEEPLGALKRKPKASINVAMDLVKQQKADAVISAGHSGAAMAAALLRLGRLPGIDRPAIGAVLPTIVPDRPVLILDVGANVDCRPKFLEQFAVMGTIYSQYVLGVSEPKVGLLNIGEEPCKGNELALRTYQILKDNPQIPFVGNAEGRDVLSAKFDVIVCDGFAGNILLKFAEAVGEVVLQVLRDELVQGLNGKIGTALLKPNLKRIKQRIDHVEHGGGLLLGVAGVCIISHGASQAPTIFHAIRLAKEAVDNQVLERIQSKYQKKDRQSAVTRD
- a CDS encoding phosphate ABC transporter substrate-binding protein; protein product: MAKSSGSSAIIFILMFLALAAGGYWFFFMRQPATEENSTLPGAPPAAPVVGAAPANNVRFPPPAAGSVPAGTTVRIDGSTSMVTINQNLKRSFQQQFPGTTVTTRAGGTENGIENLLAGNVEIAAISRPLTAGETNQGLLAVPVATDQIAVVVSKSNLFTGNLTGNQVKDIFQGKIDNWSILGGPAEAIQVINRPAISGTHQAFKELVLKGGNFGDTPNFTTLPRDETTGLLRALGSNGIGYATYAQVANQQTVRTVPINGVMPGTGNYPFQRTLFYIYKQPASPAVKAFLGYTTSPQGQQAMLSAN
- a CDS encoding beta-ketoacyl-ACP synthase III, which gives rise to MNQLGLGVAITGSGSATPAASLDNHRLSQIVETSDEWISARTGIRSRHLADAEQSLSDLATVASQQAIAMAGISPAEIDLIILATSSADDLFGTAGKIQAQLGALQAVAFDMTAACSGFIFGLVTASQFIRTGVYKNVLLIGADILSRWVDWSDRRTCILFGDGAGAVILQADERDRLLGFELRSDGTQNSSLQLAYEPQPQALLEGTTIAKGTYQPITMNGQDIYRFAVRKVPEVIEKALHRANLGVEQIDWLLLHQANQRILDAVAERLKIPPQKIISNLEKYGNTSAASIPLALDEAVREGKVKAGDIIASAGFGAGLSWGATIFEWGR